One genomic segment of Burkholderia pyrrocinia includes these proteins:
- a CDS encoding UDP-N-acetylmuramoyl-tripeptide--D-alanyl-D-alanine ligase produces MTMLSLGEAARLIPGATVHGDASVTFDRVSTDSRTVGPGDLFVALKGERFDAHDFLGDVAARGAAAALVAHAPAGLAMPAIEGGETRAALGALAHGWRKRFPVPLVAVTGSNGKTTVKEMIASIFAAAVGADARLATAGNLNNDVGLPLTLLRLSAAHRLAVIELGMNHPGETEVLARLTAPTVALVNNAQREHQEFMATVEAVALEHAAVIHALPPDGVAVFPADDAYAGIWRVAATGNRILDFALHDAERQNDAQVTGRLHGGELAIDTPAGAVTVRLRALGEHNARNALAATAAALGAGVALSAIKQGLESFEPVKGRLQVKQAVAGSLAGATVVDDTYNANPDSMRAAIDVLAAHPTPRVLVIGDMGEVGDEGPAFHREIGAYARERGIDALFALGDASRDACTAYGDTARHFDDVGSLVAALLAAGYGAQATVLVKGSRYMKMERVVDALTNQPAAGTTPVAH; encoded by the coding sequence ATGACGATGCTCAGTCTCGGCGAGGCCGCCCGCCTGATTCCCGGCGCAACCGTCCACGGCGACGCGAGCGTCACGTTCGACCGCGTGTCGACGGACAGCCGCACGGTCGGCCCGGGCGACCTGTTCGTCGCGCTGAAAGGCGAGCGCTTCGATGCGCACGACTTCCTCGGCGATGTCGCCGCGCGCGGTGCTGCCGCGGCGCTTGTCGCGCACGCACCGGCGGGCCTCGCGATGCCGGCGATCGAAGGCGGCGAAACGCGTGCCGCGCTCGGCGCGCTCGCGCACGGCTGGCGCAAACGATTCCCGGTGCCGCTCGTCGCGGTGACGGGCAGCAACGGCAAGACGACCGTCAAGGAAATGATCGCGTCGATCTTCGCGGCGGCGGTCGGCGCCGACGCGCGGCTCGCGACGGCGGGCAACCTGAACAACGACGTTGGCCTGCCGCTGACGCTGCTGCGCCTGTCGGCCGCGCATCGCCTCGCGGTGATCGAACTCGGCATGAACCACCCGGGCGAGACCGAAGTCCTCGCGCGTCTCACGGCGCCGACAGTCGCGCTCGTCAACAACGCGCAGCGCGAGCACCAGGAATTCATGGCGACGGTCGAAGCCGTCGCGCTCGAACACGCGGCCGTGATTCACGCGCTGCCGCCGGACGGCGTCGCGGTGTTCCCGGCCGACGATGCGTATGCGGGCATCTGGCGCGTCGCGGCGACCGGCAACCGGATCCTCGATTTCGCGCTGCACGATGCCGAACGGCAGAACGACGCGCAGGTCACGGGCCGTCTTCACGGCGGCGAACTCGCGATCGACACGCCGGCCGGCGCCGTCACGGTGCGGCTGCGTGCGCTCGGCGAGCACAACGCGCGCAACGCGCTGGCCGCGACGGCCGCGGCGCTGGGCGCCGGCGTCGCGCTGTCGGCAATCAAGCAAGGCCTCGAATCGTTCGAGCCGGTCAAGGGCCGGTTGCAGGTGAAGCAAGCGGTTGCCGGCAGCCTCGCGGGCGCGACGGTCGTCGACGATACCTACAACGCGAATCCCGATTCGATGCGTGCCGCGATCGACGTGCTCGCCGCGCATCCGACACCGCGCGTGCTGGTGATCGGCGACATGGGCGAAGTCGGCGACGAAGGGCCGGCGTTCCATCGCGAGATCGGCGCATACGCGCGCGAGCGCGGGATCGACGCGCTGTTCGCGCTCGGCGACGCGTCGCGCGATGCCTGTACGGCGTACGGCGACACGGCGCGCCATTTCGACGACGTCGGCTCGCTCGTGGCGGCGCTGCTCGCGGCGGGCTACGGCGCGCAGGCGACGGTGCTCGTGAAGGGCTCGCGGTACATGAAGATGGAGCGCGTGGTCGATGCGCTGACGAACCAACCCGCAGCGGGCACGACGCCCGTTGCACACTGA
- a CDS encoding UDP-N-acetylmuramoyl-L-alanyl-D-glutamate--2,6-diaminopimelate ligase: protein MSAARSSHPAHQQIAAALAWLRQHVAPAAQLHADTRSLKAGDVFVAYAVDGADNRAFIADAVARGAAAVLYQPEGLAAAPAVPVALAVPALDQLAGEIASGWYGDPSDSLLAVGVTGTNGKTSCTQWIAAALTALHQPCAVIGTLGSGMPGQLVPTGFTTPDAPQLQRSLAQLRDAGAKAVAMEVSSHALHQGRVNGTAFDIAVFTNLTQDHLDYHGTFDAYEAAKAKLFAWRGLRAAVVNRDDAAGRRLLEMLAGRVRTIAYGIGDAQAPDADRELVALDVRATATGTAFRLRSSWGDADVEVGTLGTFNVSNLLAVLGSLLAADVPFDAALAEIERLESVNGRMQRLGGRLQNDEPLVVIDYAHTPDALEKTLDALRPIATARGGRLVCMFGCGGDRDATKRPLMGAIAERLADEIVVTSDNPRSEDPQRIIDQIVAGMTAPDHARRIEDRASAILQAVRGAAREDVVVLAGKGHEATQEIMGKKRTFSDQDHARLALAARATHGKGGGE from the coding sequence ATGAGCGCCGCCCGTAGTTCCCATCCGGCGCATCAGCAGATCGCAGCCGCGCTCGCGTGGCTGCGTCAGCATGTGGCCCCCGCGGCGCAACTGCATGCCGACACGCGCAGCCTCAAGGCTGGCGACGTGTTTGTCGCATATGCGGTCGACGGGGCAGACAACCGCGCCTTCATTGCCGACGCCGTCGCACGCGGTGCGGCCGCTGTGCTGTATCAGCCGGAAGGGCTGGCCGCTGCGCCGGCCGTGCCCGTCGCGCTGGCGGTACCGGCGCTCGACCAGCTCGCCGGCGAGATTGCCAGCGGCTGGTACGGCGACCCGAGCGACAGCCTGCTTGCGGTGGGTGTGACCGGCACGAACGGCAAGACCTCGTGCACGCAATGGATTGCCGCCGCGCTGACGGCGCTGCACCAGCCATGCGCGGTGATCGGTACGCTCGGCAGCGGGATGCCCGGCCAGCTCGTACCGACGGGCTTCACGACGCCCGACGCGCCGCAACTGCAGCGCAGCCTGGCGCAATTGCGCGACGCGGGCGCGAAGGCGGTGGCGATGGAAGTGTCGTCGCACGCGCTGCATCAGGGGCGCGTGAACGGTACGGCATTCGACATCGCGGTATTTACGAATCTCACGCAGGATCACCTCGACTATCACGGCACGTTCGACGCGTACGAGGCCGCGAAGGCGAAGCTGTTTGCATGGCGCGGCCTGCGCGCGGCGGTCGTCAACCGCGACGACGCGGCCGGCCGGCGCTTGCTCGAGATGCTGGCCGGCCGGGTGCGCACGATCGCTTACGGGATCGGCGACGCGCAGGCGCCCGACGCCGATCGCGAACTGGTTGCGCTCGATGTGCGTGCCACCGCGACCGGCACGGCATTCCGCCTGCGTTCGTCGTGGGGCGACGCGGATGTCGAAGTCGGCACGCTCGGCACGTTCAACGTCAGCAACCTGCTCGCCGTGCTCGGCTCGTTGCTCGCGGCCGACGTGCCGTTCGACGCGGCACTCGCCGAGATCGAACGGCTCGAGTCCGTCAACGGCCGGATGCAGCGGCTCGGCGGCCGGTTGCAGAACGACGAACCGCTCGTCGTGATCGACTACGCACACACGCCCGACGCGCTCGAAAAGACACTCGACGCGCTGCGCCCGATCGCCACGGCGCGTGGCGGCCGGCTCGTCTGCATGTTCGGCTGCGGCGGCGATCGCGATGCGACGAAGCGGCCGTTGATGGGCGCGATCGCGGAACGGCTCGCCGACGAAATCGTCGTCACGAGCGACAACCCGCGCAGCGAAGATCCGCAGCGCATCATCGACCAGATCGTCGCGGGCATGACCGCACCCGATCACGCACGCCGTATCGAGGATCGCGCGAGCGCGATCCTGCAGGCCGTGCGCGGCGCCGCACGCGAGGATGTCGTCGTGCTGGCCGGCAAGGGCCACGAAGCAACGCAGGAAATCATGGGCAAGAAGCGTACGTTCTCCGACCAGGATCACGCGCGGCTCGCGCTGGCGGCGCGCGCGACGCACGGCAAGGGAGGCGGCGAATGA
- a CDS encoding peptidoglycan D,D-transpeptidase FtsI family protein, with the protein MKPSQKRQNVKFTSSPVLGVHLPMWRSKLVVFMLFMAFVALAARAFWIQGPGNAFYQKQGESRYQRTLELPATRGKILDRNGLVLATSLPVRAIWAIPDAVPDDLDADKVNQLGKLLGMTPKELRVKLSEDKGFVYVKRQVPIDVADKVAALDIPGIYQRNEYKRFYPEGEITAHLIGFTNVEDEGQEGVELGDQKMLSGTSGVRRVIKDRMGHIVEDVAEQIPPHNGTDVDLSIDSKIQYIAYANLKAAVDKFKAKAGAAMVVDVRTGEVLALVNYPTYNPNDRSRMTGEQLRNRIMTDVFEPGSIMKPFTVSLALDLHRVTPNTLVETGNGHFVLDGAPITDDAGFGTLTVGGVIQKSSNIGATKIAMTMRPEEMWNMYTSIGLGQAPKVGFPGAVAGRLRPWKSWRRIEQATMSYGYGLSVSLFQLARAYTAIAHDGELMPVTIFKTDPNQQVVGTQVFNPTTAREVRAMLETVVAPGGTSPDAAVPGYRVGGKSGTAYKHEGHGYTRKYRASFVGMAPMPNPRIVVAVSVDEPTAGSHFGGQVSGPVFSAIAGDTMRALNVPPNMPIKQLVVSDDSPAAPAATGPQKLAAGGGAKHMIVSSTTRNSPGVVR; encoded by the coding sequence ATGAAGCCGTCGCAAAAGCGCCAGAACGTGAAATTCACGTCGAGCCCCGTGCTGGGCGTGCATCTGCCGATGTGGCGCTCGAAGCTCGTCGTGTTCATGCTGTTCATGGCGTTCGTCGCGCTGGCCGCGCGGGCGTTCTGGATCCAGGGGCCCGGCAACGCGTTCTACCAGAAGCAGGGTGAAAGCCGCTACCAGCGCACGCTCGAGTTGCCCGCGACGCGCGGCAAGATCCTCGACCGTAACGGGCTCGTGCTCGCGACGAGCCTGCCCGTGCGCGCGATCTGGGCGATTCCCGACGCAGTGCCGGACGATCTCGACGCCGACAAGGTCAATCAGCTCGGCAAGCTCCTCGGCATGACGCCGAAGGAACTGCGCGTGAAGCTGTCGGAAGACAAGGGGTTCGTCTACGTCAAGCGCCAGGTGCCGATCGACGTCGCGGACAAGGTCGCCGCGCTCGACATTCCGGGCATCTACCAGCGCAACGAATACAAGCGCTTCTATCCGGAAGGCGAGATCACCGCTCACCTGATCGGCTTCACGAACGTCGAGGACGAAGGGCAGGAGGGCGTCGAGCTCGGCGACCAGAAGATGCTGTCCGGCACGTCGGGCGTGCGTCGCGTGATCAAGGACCGGATGGGGCACATCGTCGAGGACGTTGCCGAGCAGATCCCGCCGCATAACGGCACCGACGTCGACCTGTCGATCGACAGCAAGATCCAGTACATCGCGTACGCGAACCTGAAGGCTGCCGTCGACAAGTTCAAGGCGAAGGCCGGTGCGGCGATGGTCGTCGACGTGCGCACCGGCGAGGTGCTCGCGCTCGTCAATTACCCGACCTACAACCCGAACGACCGCTCGCGCATGACAGGCGAGCAGTTGCGCAACCGGATCATGACCGACGTGTTCGAGCCGGGTTCGATCATGAAGCCGTTCACCGTGTCGCTCGCGCTCGACCTGCATCGCGTGACACCGAACACGCTCGTCGAAACGGGCAACGGGCATTTCGTGCTCGACGGCGCGCCGATCACCGACGACGCGGGTTTCGGCACGCTGACGGTCGGCGGCGTGATCCAGAAGTCGAGCAACATCGGCGCGACGAAGATCGCGATGACGATGCGGCCCGAGGAAATGTGGAATATGTATACCAGCATCGGCCTCGGCCAGGCGCCGAAGGTCGGCTTCCCGGGCGCGGTGGCCGGCCGCCTGCGGCCGTGGAAGAGCTGGCGCCGCATCGAGCAGGCGACGATGTCGTACGGCTATGGCCTGTCGGTGTCGCTGTTCCAGCTCGCACGGGCGTACACGGCGATCGCGCACGACGGCGAGCTGATGCCCGTGACCATTTTCAAGACCGACCCCAACCAGCAGGTGGTGGGCACGCAGGTGTTCAACCCGACCACCGCGCGCGAAGTGCGCGCGATGCTCGAGACGGTGGTCGCGCCGGGCGGCACGTCGCCGGATGCGGCGGTGCCGGGCTATCGCGTCGGCGGCAAGAGCGGTACCGCGTACAAGCATGAAGGGCACGGCTACACGCGCAAGTACCGCGCGTCGTTCGTCGGGATGGCACCGATGCCGAATCCGCGCATCGTCGTCGCGGTGTCGGTCGACGAGCCGACCGCCGGCAGCCACTTCGGCGGCCAGGTGTCCGGCCCCGTATTCTCGGCGATCGCCGGCGACACGATGCGTGCGCTGAACGTGCCGCCGAACATGCCGATCAAGCAACTCGTCGTGTCTGACGATTCGCCGGCGGCACCTGCCGCAACGGGGCCGCAAAAGCTGGCCGCGGGTGGCGGTGCGAAGCATATGATCGTGTCCAGCACGACGCGTAATTCACCAGGAGTTGTTCGATGA
- the ftsL gene encoding cell division protein FtsL produces MSRFNIFLLIIVMGCALSVVNSTNQQRQIFIQLQRAQSQERQLQQDYAQLQYQQSALSKTSRIEQLANDSLKMQPITTGRTQYLTLPPGAAKAIDAPIPASADTAGKGKGGAR; encoded by the coding sequence ATGAGCCGCTTCAATATCTTCCTGCTGATCATCGTGATGGGCTGCGCGCTGTCGGTCGTCAACTCGACGAACCAGCAGCGCCAGATCTTCATCCAGTTGCAGCGCGCGCAGTCGCAGGAGCGTCAGCTTCAGCAGGACTACGCGCAGCTTCAATATCAGCAGAGCGCGCTGTCGAAGACGTCGCGCATCGAGCAGCTCGCGAACGATTCGCTGAAGATGCAGCCGATCACGACCGGCCGCACGCAATATCTGACGCTGCCGCCGGGCGCCGCGAAGGCGATCGACGCGCCGATCCCTGCTTCGGCCGACACGGCCGGCAAGGGCAAGGGGGGCGCGCGATGA
- the rsmH gene encoding 16S rRNA (cytosine(1402)-N(4))-methyltransferase RsmH: MGNELRHRTVLLDEAVESLVTRPDGVYVDGTFGRGGHSRAVLARLASTGRLIAFDKDPRAIETAQGIEDARFSIVHDSFASMRDALAARGVEKVSGVLLDLGVSSPQVDDPARGFSFRADGPLDMRMDPTRGESAAEWLARASVQELTEVIRDYGEERFAFQIAKALVARRAESDRLGPLDTTGELAQIVGHVVKTREKGKDPATRTFQAIRIHVNQELADLQVVLDAALSLLEQGGRLVVISFHSLEDRIVKRFMQAHASAPAVDRRLPIRAVDLPSPPLKIISRQFPSEAEVAANPRARSAVMRIAERVTP; this comes from the coding sequence ATGGGAAATGAATTGCGGCATCGGACGGTGCTGTTGGATGAAGCGGTCGAGTCGCTCGTGACGCGGCCGGACGGCGTTTATGTCGACGGCACGTTCGGGCGTGGCGGTCACAGTCGCGCGGTGCTCGCGCGGCTGGCGTCGACCGGGCGGCTGATCGCGTTCGACAAGGATCCGAGGGCGATCGAGACGGCGCAGGGCATCGAGGATGCGCGCTTCTCGATCGTGCATGACAGCTTTGCATCGATGCGCGATGCGCTTGCGGCGCGCGGCGTCGAGAAGGTGTCGGGTGTGTTGCTGGACCTGGGCGTGTCCTCGCCGCAGGTGGACGATCCGGCGCGCGGCTTCAGCTTCCGCGCCGATGGTCCGCTGGACATGCGAATGGATCCGACGCGTGGCGAGTCGGCGGCCGAATGGCTCGCGCGGGCTTCGGTGCAGGAATTGACGGAGGTGATACGAGATTATGGGGAAGAACGGTTTGCTTTTCAGATTGCAAAGGCGCTTGTTGCTCGCCGGGCAGAGTCCGACCGTCTTGGGCCTCTCGACACCACGGGCGAGCTTGCCCAAATCGTGGGTCACGTCGTCAAAACCCGTGAGAAGGGCAAGGATCCGGCAACCCGCACCTTTCAGGCTATACGGATTCACGTCAATCAAGAGCTTGCGGACCTGCAAGTCGTACTAGACGCGGCACTGTCGTTGCTGGAACAAGGGGGGCGGCTGGTGGTGATCAGCTTTCATTCACTCGAGGACCGGATCGTCAAGCGATTCATGCAGGCGCACGCCAGTGCGCCTGCGGTCGATCGTCGCCTGCCGATCCGTGCCGTCGATCTCCCGAGCCCGCCGCTCAAGATCATCAGCCGTCAGTTTCCGAGTGAAGCGGAAGTCGCCGCGAATCCGCGTGCCCGGTCCGCCGTGATGCGCATTGCGGAGCGCGTCACGCCATGA
- the mraZ gene encoding division/cell wall cluster transcriptional repressor MraZ gives MFQGASALTLDAKGRMSVPARYREALQGQAEGRVTVTKHPDGCLLLFPRPEWEVFRAKIAALPMDAHWWRRIFLGNAMDVDLDSAGRILVSPELRMAAGLEKEVMLLGMGSHFELWDSQTYNAKEQAAMAQGMPDALKNFTF, from the coding sequence GTGTTCCAAGGGGCGTCGGCGCTGACGCTCGATGCGAAAGGGCGGATGTCGGTGCCGGCTCGCTATCGCGAAGCGCTGCAAGGACAGGCAGAAGGACGGGTGACTGTGACCAAGCACCCGGACGGCTGCCTGTTGCTGTTTCCACGCCCCGAATGGGAAGTGTTTCGCGCCAAGATCGCCGCGCTGCCGATGGACGCGCACTGGTGGCGGCGAATTTTTCTCGGCAATGCGATGGACGTCGATCTCGACAGCGCGGGCCGGATTCTTGTATCGCCCGAGCTGCGCATGGCAGCCGGACTGGAAAAGGAAGTCATGTTGTTGGGAATGGGTAGTCACTTCGAGCTGTGGGATTCGCAGACCTACAACGCGAAGGAGCAGGCAGCGATGGCGCAGGGCATGCCCGACGCGCTGAAGAATTTCACGTTCTGA
- the coq7 gene encoding 2-polyprenyl-3-methyl-6-methoxy-1,4-benzoquinone monooxygenase: MVLDELISEFDRGLRSLTGISRMSRPVPAPADAPNVELTPAERTHAAGLMRVNHVGEVCAQALYQAQKLTARTASAKAMFEEAAREEEDHLAWTAHRLKELDSRPSLLNPLWYAGALAIGVAAGTLGDKVSLGFMAETERQVENHLEGHMSELPATDAASRAIVDQMRIDEVKHGKAATDAGGIELPLPARMLMRAASKVMTSTAYYL, translated from the coding sequence ATGGTGTTGGATGAACTGATCAGCGAATTCGATCGCGGCCTGCGATCGCTGACCGGCATTAGCCGGATGAGTCGGCCGGTGCCCGCGCCGGCCGACGCGCCGAATGTCGAGCTGACGCCCGCGGAGCGTACGCATGCCGCCGGGCTGATGCGCGTGAACCACGTCGGCGAAGTCTGCGCGCAGGCGCTCTACCAGGCGCAGAAACTCACCGCGCGCACGGCGTCGGCGAAGGCGATGTTCGAGGAGGCCGCGCGCGAGGAGGAGGATCACCTCGCGTGGACAGCGCACCGCCTGAAAGAGCTCGATTCGCGTCCGAGCCTGCTGAACCCGCTGTGGTATGCCGGTGCGCTCGCGATCGGCGTGGCGGCCGGCACGCTTGGCGATAAGGTCAGCCTCGGTTTCATGGCCGAGACGGAACGGCAGGTCGAAAATCACCTGGAAGGTCATATGTCCGAGCTGCCGGCGACCGACGCCGCGTCGCGCGCGATCGTCGACCAGATGCGTATCGACGAAGTGAAGCACGGCAAGGCGGCGACCGACGCCGGCGGGATCGAGCTGCCGCTGCCCGCGCGGATGCTGATGCGCGCCGCGTCGAAAGTCATGACGAGCACTGCGTACTATCTCTGA
- a CDS encoding porin — MKKSLLALVALGAFAGAAHAQSSVTLYGIIDEGLLFNNNAGGKHLYSMASGVMQGSRFGLRGTEDLGGGLKAIFTLENGFDVNSGKLGQGSLMFGRQAYVGLSSQYGTVTLGRQYDSVVDFVGPLEAGDQWGGYIAAHPGDLDNFNNAYRVNNAVKFTSQTFGGFSFGGLYSFGGQAGQFSKNQVWSLGAGYNNGPLVLGVGYLNARTPGNFGGMFNNGSTAATTAVSSPVYGAYANNANTYQVIGAGGAYTFGAATIGATYSNTKFKGFSVGPFVNQTATFNNGEINFKYQLTPALILGAAYDYTQGSKIDGNSAAKYHQGSLGVDYFLSKRTDVYVIGVYQHASGNALDANGNVVQAKAAINGLAGSSTSNQVAARVGIRHKF; from the coding sequence ATGAAAAAGTCGCTTCTCGCGCTCGTCGCGCTGGGCGCGTTCGCTGGCGCTGCCCATGCGCAAAGCAGCGTGACGCTTTACGGCATCATCGATGAAGGCCTGCTGTTCAACAACAACGCGGGCGGCAAGCACCTGTACAGCATGGCCAGCGGCGTGATGCAAGGCAGCCGCTTCGGCCTGCGCGGCACCGAAGACCTCGGTGGCGGCCTGAAGGCGATCTTCACCCTCGAAAACGGTTTCGACGTGAACAGCGGCAAGCTCGGCCAGGGCAGCCTGATGTTCGGCCGTCAGGCTTACGTCGGCCTGTCGAGCCAGTACGGTACGGTCACGCTGGGTCGCCAGTACGACTCCGTCGTCGACTTCGTCGGCCCGCTCGAGGCAGGCGACCAGTGGGGCGGCTACATCGCTGCTCACCCGGGCGACCTCGACAACTTCAACAACGCCTACCGCGTGAACAACGCGGTCAAGTTCACGAGCCAGACGTTCGGCGGCTTCTCGTTCGGCGGCTTGTACAGCTTCGGCGGTCAGGCAGGCCAGTTCTCGAAGAACCAGGTCTGGTCGCTCGGCGCAGGCTACAACAACGGCCCGCTGGTCCTGGGCGTCGGCTACTTGAACGCACGCACGCCGGGCAACTTCGGCGGCATGTTCAACAACGGCTCGACGGCCGCGACGACGGCAGTATCGTCGCCGGTCTACGGCGCGTACGCGAACAACGCGAACACGTACCAGGTCATCGGCGCGGGCGGCGCATACACGTTCGGCGCAGCGACGATCGGCGCGACGTACTCGAACACGAAGTTCAAGGGCTTCTCGGTCGGCCCGTTCGTGAACCAGACCGCGACGTTCAACAACGGCGAAATCAACTTCAAGTATCAGTTGACGCCGGCGCTGATTCTCGGCGCAGCGTACGACTACACGCAAGGCAGCAAGATCGACGGCAACTCGGCGGCCAAGTACCACCAGGGCTCGCTTGGCGTCGACTACTTCCTGTCGAAGCGTACCGACGTCTACGTGATCGGCGTGTACCAGCACGCATCGGGCAACGCGCTCGACGCGAACGGCAACGTCGTTCAGGCAAAGGCAGCGATCAACGGTCTCGCAGGGTCGAGCACCAGCAACCAGGTCGCGGCACGCGTCGGCATCCGTCACAAGTTCTAA
- a CDS encoding long-chain fatty acid--CoA ligase: MEKIWLKSYPPGVPAEIDASPYPSVPDLLDESFRQYRDRTAFVCMGKGITYGELDKLSRQFGAWLQSRGLARGARVAIMMPNVLQYPLTIAAVLRAGYTVVNVNPLYTPRELEHQLKDSGAEAIVILENFASTLQAVIANTAVKHVVVASMGDLLGIKGWLVNYVVRNVKKMVPAWQLPSFTRFKAALSEGARQAFKPQKVGPDDVAFLQYTGGTTGVAKGATLLHRNIVSNVLQAGAWHHPAHEKYPEVKQFVTVVALPLYHVFALTVCGFLTMRTGGMGILIPNPRDIAGMIKELKGYQISTIPAVNTLYNALLNHPEFNQLDLSKLVIANGGGMAIQEGVAKRWYEKTHTAIIEGYGLSETSPVATCNPVTATEYSGTIGLPLPSTEVAIRDDAGNDVALGEPGEICIRGPQVMAGYWNRPDETEKVMFPDGFFKTGDVGVMDARGYVKIVDRKKDMILVSGFNVYPNEVEDVVASHPGVFEVAAVGVPDEHSGEAVKLFIVKKDPALTDKDILAYCKERLTGYKRPKLVEFRTELPKTNVGKILRRELRDGRA; this comes from the coding sequence ATGGAAAAAATTTGGCTGAAATCGTACCCACCCGGCGTTCCAGCCGAAATTGACGCGTCTCCTTATCCTTCTGTCCCGGACCTCCTCGACGAAAGCTTCCGGCAGTATCGCGACCGCACGGCGTTCGTCTGCATGGGCAAGGGCATCACGTATGGCGAACTCGACAAGCTGTCGCGCCAGTTCGGCGCGTGGCTGCAATCCCGTGGTCTGGCGCGCGGTGCGCGCGTCGCGATCATGATGCCGAACGTGCTGCAGTACCCGTTGACGATCGCCGCGGTACTGCGCGCCGGCTACACCGTCGTCAACGTCAATCCGCTCTACACGCCGCGCGAACTCGAACACCAGCTGAAGGACAGCGGCGCCGAGGCGATCGTCATCCTCGAGAATTTCGCGTCGACGCTGCAGGCCGTCATCGCCAATACGGCCGTCAAGCATGTCGTTGTCGCGTCGATGGGCGACTTGCTGGGCATCAAGGGATGGCTCGTCAATTACGTCGTGCGCAACGTGAAGAAGATGGTGCCTGCGTGGCAGTTGCCGTCGTTCACGCGCTTCAAGGCCGCACTGTCGGAAGGCGCGCGGCAGGCGTTCAAGCCGCAGAAGGTCGGCCCCGACGACGTCGCGTTTCTGCAATACACGGGCGGCACGACCGGCGTCGCGAAGGGCGCGACGCTGCTGCACCGGAACATCGTGTCCAACGTGCTGCAGGCCGGCGCCTGGCACCATCCGGCGCATGAGAAGTACCCGGAGGTGAAACAGTTCGTGACGGTTGTCGCGCTGCCGCTGTATCACGTGTTCGCGCTGACCGTCTGCGGTTTCCTGACGATGCGCACGGGCGGGATGGGCATCCTGATCCCGAATCCGCGCGACATCGCCGGCATGATCAAGGAGCTGAAGGGCTATCAGATCTCGACGATTCCAGCGGTCAACACGCTGTACAACGCACTGCTGAACCATCCCGAATTCAATCAGCTCGACCTGTCGAAGCTCGTGATCGCCAACGGCGGCGGCATGGCGATCCAGGAGGGCGTCGCGAAGCGCTGGTATGAAAAGACCCATACCGCGATCATCGAAGGATACGGGCTGTCCGAGACGTCGCCGGTGGCGACCTGCAACCCCGTGACGGCGACCGAATACAGCGGGACGATCGGCCTGCCGCTGCCGTCGACCGAGGTCGCGATTCGCGACGACGCCGGCAACGACGTTGCGCTCGGCGAGCCCGGCGAGATCTGTATCCGCGGGCCGCAGGTGATGGCCGGCTACTGGAACCGGCCGGACGAGACCGAGAAGGTCATGTTCCCGGACGGCTTCTTCAAGACGGGCGACGTCGGCGTGATGGATGCGCGCGGCTACGTGAAGATCGTCGACCGGAAGAAGGACATGATTCTCGTGTCCGGCTTCAACGTGTATCCGAACGAAGTCGAGGACGTGGTGGCATCGCATCCGGGCGTGTTCGAGGTAGCAGCGGTCGGCGTGCCCGACGAGCATTCCGGCGAAGCCGTGAAGCTTTTCATCGTGAAGAAGGACCCGGCGCTTACCGACAAGGACATCCTTGCTTACTGCAAGGAGCGGCTCACCGGTTACAAGCGGCCGAAACTGGTCGAATTCCGCACGGAGCTGCCGAAAACGAACGTCGGCAAGATCCTGCGGCGCGAGTTGCGCGACGGACGCGCGTAG